A region of Aquila chrysaetos chrysaetos chromosome 13, bAquChr1.4, whole genome shotgun sequence DNA encodes the following proteins:
- the BIRC5 gene encoding baculoviral IAP repeat-containing protein 5 isoform X2, translated as MRSQFFSAKPAASCPCGSKPDCQVPLPSPGSVSQAETMAAAGFVHCPSENGPDVAQCFFCFKELEGWEPDDDPLEEHQKHSAGCAFLSLQKDPTRLTLQEFLKLDKERMKNAIKKEISQKVTEVEDAAKSVRREIENLVS; from the exons ATGCGTAGCCAGTTCTTCTCCGCAAAaccagctgcctcctgcccctgcGGCAGCAAGCCAGACTGCCAGGTCCCGCTTCCTTCTCCAGGCAGCGTTAGTCAGGCAGAGACG ATGGCGGCGGCGGGTTTCGTGCACTGCCCCAGCGAGAACGGCCCCGACGTGGCgcagtgtttcttctgcttcaagGAGCTGGAGGGTTGGGAGCCCGACGACGACCCCCT GGAGGAACACCAAAAACACTCTGCGGGCTGTGCgtttctttcccttcagaaaGATCCTACTCGCCTGACGCTGCAGGAGTTCCTGAAGCTGGACAAAGAACgaatgaaaaatgcaatt aaaaaagaaatttctcagaAGGTGACCGAGGTTGAAGATGCAGCCAAGAGCGTGCGTCGTGAAATAGAGAATCTGGTCTCCTAG
- the BIRC5 gene encoding baculoviral IAP repeat-containing protein 5 isoform X1, which produces MAANPEEAVAAALPEEWRLYLVPTRAATFRNWPFTEGCACTPERMAAAGFVHCPSENGPDVAQCFFCFKELEGWEPDDDPLEEHQKHSAGCAFLSLQKDPTRLTLQEFLKLDKERMKNAIKKEISQKVTEVEDAAKSVRREIENLVS; this is translated from the exons ATGGCGGCTAACCCTGAggaggcggtggcggcggcgtTACCCGAGGAATGGCGGCTTTACCTCGTCCCCACCCGCGCCGCTACCTTCCGTAACTGGCCCTTCACCGAAGGTTGCGCCTGTACCCCCGAGAGG ATGGCGGCGGCGGGTTTCGTGCACTGCCCCAGCGAGAACGGCCCCGACGTGGCgcagtgtttcttctgcttcaagGAGCTGGAGGGTTGGGAGCCCGACGACGACCCCCT GGAGGAACACCAAAAACACTCTGCGGGCTGTGCgtttctttcccttcagaaaGATCCTACTCGCCTGACGCTGCAGGAGTTCCTGAAGCTGGACAAAGAACgaatgaaaaatgcaatt aaaaaagaaatttctcagaAGGTGACCGAGGTTGAAGATGCAGCCAAGAGCGTGCGTCGTGAAATAGAGAATCTGGTCTCCTAG